From the Maioricimonas rarisocia genome, one window contains:
- a CDS encoding sugar transferase codes for MKRLFDITFAALGLILLSPLLLIVAVLVKATSAGPVFFCQERMGRGFRTFRIYKFRTMVVDAPKLGGQITAGRDPRITTVGHFLRATKIDEFPQLFNVLRGDMSFVGPRPEVPRYVEQFRDDYAELLTVRPGITDIASLKYRHESELLGASSDPESTYVNEVLPDKIALGKEYLQRQSLGLDLQLIVKTVLRMAA; via the coding sequence TCGACATCACGTTTGCGGCTCTCGGGCTGATCCTCCTCAGTCCGTTGCTGTTGATCGTCGCGGTGCTGGTCAAGGCGACCTCGGCCGGCCCGGTCTTCTTCTGCCAGGAACGAATGGGACGTGGCTTCCGGACGTTCCGGATCTACAAGTTCCGGACCATGGTCGTGGATGCTCCCAAACTCGGCGGGCAGATTACCGCAGGCCGCGATCCCCGCATCACGACCGTCGGGCACTTTCTGCGAGCCACCAAGATCGACGAGTTCCCGCAGCTGTTCAATGTGCTTCGCGGCGACATGAGCTTTGTTGGCCCCCGTCCGGAAGTACCGCGGTATGTCGAGCAGTTCCGCGATGACTATGCGGAGCTCCTGACCGTCCGGCCGGGCATTACCGACATCGCCTCGCTGAAGTACCGCCACGAGTCGGAACTGCTCGGGGCTTCGAGTGACCCGGAGTCGACCTACGTCAACGAAGTCCTGCCGGACAAGATTGCGCTCGGCAAGGAGTATTTGCAGAGACAGTCACTGGGGCTGGATCTGCAACTGATTGTCAAGACCGTCCTCCGCATGGCCGCCTGA
- a CDS encoding glycosyltransferase, whose protein sequence is MKILFLQKRCLFPPTTGGQIRTLNVLRHLARWHDVTYLCNWLPGDHAYRGEMEGLGVRLETIPWREAPRGSFGFYAGLAANLFSRFPFNVNKDFDPRLHRRAKQLIAENDFDLVVCDFVQMARNAIDLAGPPKLLFQHNVEAQIFERHTRQAASIARREYMRLQWKKMQRFEGMAGRKFDAVIAVSPQDAERFANDYGWDHVKVIDTAVDTDYFSPRPDAPRTNNVVFVGSLDWLPNEDGVRHFVREIWPAIRARHPEAVFQAVGRNPSPALQTLSREEGVEIVGTVPDVRPYLAEAAVVVVPLLVGGGTRMKIYEAMAMRRPVVSTTLGAEGLDVKPGRHMILADTPAEFARATVSVLEDPETAERLATAGYERVTNRFSAQSVARQFESICLDTASATCESRLARPEQARVCRQPSQPVARTS, encoded by the coding sequence ATGAAGATCCTGTTCCTCCAGAAGCGGTGCCTGTTTCCGCCGACGACCGGGGGGCAGATCCGTACTCTCAACGTTCTCCGTCATCTGGCCCGATGGCATGACGTCACGTACCTGTGCAACTGGTTGCCGGGCGACCACGCATATCGCGGCGAGATGGAGGGGCTGGGCGTCCGCCTCGAAACGATTCCCTGGCGTGAAGCGCCGCGGGGCAGCTTCGGCTTCTATGCCGGCCTGGCCGCCAATCTGTTTTCGCGGTTTCCTTTCAACGTCAACAAGGACTTCGACCCACGGCTGCATCGTCGGGCAAAACAGCTGATTGCCGAGAACGATTTCGACCTGGTGGTGTGTGACTTCGTCCAGATGGCCCGCAACGCCATCGATCTGGCCGGCCCACCGAAGCTGCTGTTCCAGCACAATGTCGAAGCGCAGATCTTCGAGCGGCACACCCGACAGGCCGCCAGCATCGCGCGGCGGGAGTACATGCGGCTGCAATGGAAGAAGATGCAGCGATTCGAAGGGATGGCGGGACGAAAGTTCGACGCGGTCATTGCCGTCAGCCCCCAGGATGCCGAGCGGTTCGCCAACGACTACGGCTGGGATCACGTCAAAGTGATCGACACGGCGGTCGACACCGACTATTTCTCGCCTCGCCCGGATGCGCCGCGTACAAACAACGTTGTGTTTGTCGGTTCACTCGACTGGCTGCCGAACGAGGACGGAGTCCGTCACTTCGTCCGGGAGATCTGGCCAGCGATACGGGCCCGACACCCGGAAGCAGTCTTCCAGGCGGTTGGGCGGAATCCTTCGCCGGCCCTGCAGACGCTCTCCCGTGAAGAAGGTGTCGAGATCGTCGGCACCGTTCCGGACGTCCGCCCGTACCTTGCCGAGGCGGCGGTTGTCGTCGTGCCACTGCTTGTCGGCGGTGGCACCCGAATGAAGATCTACGAAGCGATGGCGATGCGTCGTCCAGTGGTCAGTACGACGCTCGGTGCCGAGGGACTGGACGTTAAGCCAGGTCGGCACATGATTCTCGCCGATACTCCTGCAGAATTCGCACGGGCAACGGTTTCCGTGCTGGAAGATCCGGAAACGGCCGAGCGGCTCGCTACGGCAGGATACGAGCGGGTCACGAATCGGTTTTCCGCACAGTCGGTTGCCAGGCAGTTTGAGTCGATCTGCCTCGACACTGCATCTGCAACCTGCGAGAGTCGATTGGCGAGACCGGAACAAGCGAGAGTTTGCCGCCAGCCCTCGCAACCGGTGGCACGGACCTCGTGA
- a CDS encoding VanZ family protein: MSVRTNLPHLHLLLAQAGGLMILAVIGLSLIQLVLSRLHRSAGPDSLREQSSEARVKELATWIVGATAVFALYGSLLPFNFQQLPAEVVRTALDRFLRSLNHLPSKRDFLLNVTLFLPFGYGMFAWLEPRPGWDLRQVRSLIVLPAACLLVSLPAELGQIWLQGRVCSAWDVAAHLAGSLLGAAGWLLTSRAVIRHIPADDEEPAARPARLVLYAYIAIVLLASLFPFDLVPNLSSIADAYRRGRIQLQFTLPDTPDELKELIFHAFFCIPLGVLAASLFVREGRVRYAPALLVAACLAAGVEFLQLWIRSRFSQVNHAFVGTLGAWFGVITSDLMFRLRRNCEDDTRHPFAHPATWLNLAILYSLFPLFFFSWPADLTGLLESPQLQSLQSLPFQRLHQASPLNASTLILQKVLLYIPTGYLCATAILCARDRFSMRLTGIVATVVIFAVPIAVEWLQLYLPDRTADVTDVLLGTFGGLIGVLTVQATRQGVVAPVGVCMKSGLLEFFIPSSEAKFGHFMRDGASIRKRELTQSFHGYEPVDHGRQISAGSADDVTRAGANNRGGRSRFSKHAVARPESRGYPVSMSHSEYASACGMTGPLRLLVEDQHGNGTSHTFTRPTVLVGRMEGCDLQLEFPEVARRHLLFQLIDGRWAWFDLTGLSPRESGWLNSGNRLQCGPFAIRLHDDADKPAPSARHQGAVRNDRGSKFQLSFHNALQAQSGPKYRRLRDLVTLVGRVPPAHIRLAHPTVSRIHCLIVNTHRGLWLTDLASTSGTFVNERLVDVARLNLGDEIHIGDYDVTLSTQNTPLTASEQSDEKSAASSSELELPAIDAATSWPAIMPQPSDGDISTSRSSVEITGSSNGMLGTLLEHFSAMQREMMQQSQQQMMMMMQMFGQLQKSQLEAIREDLQRVQEITRELCEAQAQFAAQEATRQAASQQEHHQLPPPPATFMNGAPSSAGQLPWLPGLSPPVPPEADEAEEEDSRPRASHKDVTTHAQLSERIRVLERERNSRWQKIVSFLSTGS; this comes from the coding sequence GTGTCCGTACGCACCAACCTGCCCCACCTGCATCTGTTACTGGCACAAGCCGGCGGTCTGATGATTCTCGCCGTCATTGGCCTGTCACTGATCCAGCTGGTCCTGTCCCGGCTCCACCGGTCTGCAGGACCGGATTCCCTCCGTGAACAATCGTCCGAAGCGAGGGTCAAGGAACTTGCGACGTGGATCGTTGGCGCCACCGCCGTCTTTGCGCTCTACGGATCACTGCTGCCGTTCAATTTCCAGCAGCTGCCGGCCGAGGTGGTCCGGACGGCGCTCGACCGGTTCCTCCGGAGCCTGAACCACCTTCCGTCGAAGCGGGATTTCCTTCTCAACGTGACGCTGTTTCTGCCGTTCGGCTACGGCATGTTTGCCTGGCTGGAACCGCGTCCCGGCTGGGACCTGCGACAAGTGCGATCGCTGATCGTTCTTCCTGCCGCATGCCTTCTCGTCAGCCTGCCAGCAGAACTTGGCCAGATCTGGTTGCAGGGTCGGGTCTGCTCGGCCTGGGACGTCGCCGCCCACCTGGCAGGTTCGCTGCTGGGAGCTGCCGGATGGCTGCTGACCAGCCGCGCGGTCATCCGTCACATTCCGGCTGACGACGAAGAGCCAGCGGCCCGCCCGGCCCGCCTCGTGCTGTACGCCTATATCGCAATCGTGCTGCTGGCGAGCCTGTTTCCATTCGACCTTGTGCCGAATCTGTCCTCGATCGCCGATGCGTATCGCCGTGGTCGAATCCAGCTGCAGTTCACCCTGCCAGATACTCCGGACGAACTGAAAGAACTGATTTTTCACGCGTTCTTCTGCATTCCATTGGGAGTCCTTGCCGCGTCGTTGTTCGTGCGAGAGGGACGCGTGCGGTATGCCCCGGCCCTGCTGGTTGCAGCCTGCCTGGCAGCCGGCGTTGAGTTTCTGCAACTGTGGATCCGCAGCCGGTTCAGCCAGGTCAATCATGCTTTCGTGGGCACGCTGGGGGCCTGGTTCGGAGTCATCACGTCCGACTTGATGTTTCGTCTGCGTCGAAACTGCGAAGATGACACGAGACATCCGTTCGCCCATCCAGCCACCTGGCTGAATCTGGCGATTCTCTACAGCCTGTTTCCCCTGTTCTTTTTCTCCTGGCCCGCCGACCTCACCGGGCTGCTTGAATCTCCACAACTGCAATCACTCCAGTCACTTCCATTCCAAAGACTGCACCAGGCGTCGCCGCTGAACGCCTCGACGCTGATTCTGCAGAAAGTTCTGTTGTACATCCCGACCGGGTACCTTTGTGCAACTGCGATTCTCTGCGCCCGTGACCGGTTCTCGATGCGATTGACCGGAATCGTCGCAACCGTGGTCATCTTTGCCGTGCCAATCGCGGTTGAGTGGCTGCAGCTGTACCTTCCGGACCGGACCGCGGACGTTACGGACGTACTGTTGGGAACGTTCGGCGGGCTGATCGGGGTCCTGACGGTTCAGGCCACCCGCCAGGGAGTCGTCGCACCAGTTGGCGTGTGCATGAAGTCTGGACTTCTCGAGTTCTTTATTCCCTCGTCGGAAGCGAAATTCGGCCATTTCATGCGTGACGGAGCATCCATTCGTAAGCGAGAATTGACACAGTCGTTTCATGGCTACGAGCCGGTGGACCATGGCCGCCAGATCTCCGCCGGTTCGGCTGACGACGTCACTCGCGCCGGAGCGAATAACCGGGGCGGAAGAAGCCGGTTCTCAAAGCATGCGGTCGCACGGCCTGAAAGCCGCGGTTATCCTGTAAGTATGTCGCACTCCGAGTACGCCTCTGCCTGCGGAATGACCGGACCGTTGCGTCTGCTCGTCGAAGACCAGCACGGCAATGGCACGTCACATACGTTCACGCGACCGACGGTGCTGGTCGGTCGGATGGAGGGCTGCGACCTGCAGCTCGAATTCCCCGAAGTTGCGCGGCGACATCTTCTGTTTCAGCTGATTGACGGTCGCTGGGCGTGGTTCGACCTCACGGGGCTCTCCCCCCGTGAGAGTGGCTGGCTGAATTCGGGAAATCGCCTGCAGTGCGGCCCGTTCGCAATTCGCCTCCACGACGACGCGGACAAGCCGGCTCCCAGTGCCCGGCACCAGGGAGCAGTTCGAAACGACCGCGGCTCCAAGTTTCAACTGAGCTTCCACAACGCATTGCAGGCTCAAAGTGGTCCGAAGTACCGCCGACTCCGCGATCTGGTGACGCTCGTCGGCCGGGTTCCGCCGGCACACATCCGCCTGGCGCATCCCACTGTCTCCCGGATCCACTGCCTGATCGTGAACACACACCGTGGACTCTGGCTGACCGACCTTGCCAGCACGTCCGGTACTTTCGTGAACGAACGGCTGGTCGACGTCGCACGACTGAACCTCGGAGACGAGATTCACATCGGCGACTACGATGTCACACTGTCCACGCAGAACACTCCGCTGACCGCTTCCGAACAGTCCGACGAGAAATCGGCTGCATCCAGCAGTGAGCTCGAACTGCCTGCGATCGATGCTGCGACGTCGTGGCCCGCAATCATGCCGCAGCCTTCGGACGGTGACATTTCGACGTCCCGTTCGTCCGTTGAGATCACAGGTTCGTCGAATGGCATGCTGGGGACGCTGCTGGAACATTTTTCTGCGATGCAGCGGGAGATGATGCAGCAGTCGCAGCAGCAGATGATGATGATGATGCAGATGTTCGGCCAGCTGCAGAAGTCCCAACTGGAGGCGATCCGTGAGGATCTGCAACGGGTTCAGGAAATCACCCGCGAACTCTGCGAAGCTCAGGCACAGTTCGCAGCCCAGGAAGCCACTCGGCAGGCGGCATCACAGCAGGAGCATCACCAGCTTCCCCCGCCACCTGCGACTTTCATGAACGGTGCCCCTTCGTCTGCGGGACAACTGCCCTGGTTGCCGGGGCTTTCCCCACCAGTTCCCCCGGAAGCCGACGAGGCCGAGGAGGAGGATTCGCGTCCACGCGCGTCTCACAAGGATGTCACGACGCACGCCCAGCTGTCAGAACGGATTCGCGTTCTCGAACGCGAGCGAAACAGTCGCTGGCAGAAAATCGTCAGCTTTCTCTCAACCGGTTCCTGA
- a CDS encoding VanZ family protein — translation MTCTLAIDASAELQQYMGIGLLGLAAIAVIVHLIQQRRGSGDSSRQVNPRSATSPHQKAASTVRPAFIATAIGISVAAIFGSLTPYTPTELSLDAAWQQFRAIDFVSWGYHGRIDWVSNFLLGLGLGLAWQAVATPQGQDHPRWGARAVIVVLAIMSALTLIEFVQLWLPHRITSPHDVQAQLLGVLCGVYAWRVIGAWVSRRLSASLSKLRPAQPIDWFARSYLVAFLFYSLKPFDITIHPVELYRKLAAGRVILVPFSGSEYLFEEMFRHALSYLPIGMLAAIAFTPASRPLRRIEPAILISFGTACAIEMAQIFIGSRVADATQVITGTLGGATGALLMHSVGASARVLAPLPARNQREWIAQWTATGIAGLACVFVTFWQPQRLSAGEETELRQSIRNQIDEAFAEVTVTDSSVNAPAPIGLTGPAGCLASPTKRQRLIITEPGVYSNYMVDGNFDRSNVVKINTGPVVLRHSEVRNGTNNGIFVSATDVIIESCRIYHHINGTFQYQKDAHGISGTPTNLIIRNCEIFQVSGDGIQFDPSREKWDRVLIENCRIWTGPLDAPLADYAAGEQPGENAIDTKQLAANPRSRMVVRNCVFFGWGEGNIADQAALNLKENTETVVHNCVFLDNDICFRMRGPASPERGGAHVRISDCACYNSKLIARMEDRIENLKIRRMGVGSGIDRSFYIDRGVIGEGYVNEGEFVAPPIDSVLRLGVRASRRRTATDRDPR, via the coding sequence GTGACCTGCACACTTGCCATCGACGCATCAGCGGAACTGCAGCAGTACATGGGGATCGGGCTGCTTGGACTCGCCGCGATCGCGGTGATCGTCCACTTGATTCAGCAACGTCGCGGGTCCGGCGATTCTTCCAGACAGGTGAACCCGCGGTCCGCCACGTCTCCCCACCAGAAGGCCGCTTCGACAGTCCGCCCCGCCTTTATCGCGACAGCCATCGGGATCTCGGTCGCTGCCATCTTTGGTTCGCTCACGCCCTATACGCCGACCGAACTATCGCTCGATGCCGCATGGCAGCAGTTCCGAGCGATCGATTTCGTCTCCTGGGGATACCACGGACGCATCGACTGGGTCAGCAATTTTCTGCTGGGTCTGGGCCTTGGACTTGCCTGGCAGGCGGTCGCCACGCCTCAGGGCCAGGATCATCCTCGCTGGGGGGCCCGGGCAGTTATCGTGGTCCTGGCGATCATGTCCGCCCTGACACTGATCGAGTTTGTTCAGCTCTGGTTGCCCCACCGTATTACCTCGCCTCACGACGTGCAGGCCCAGCTCCTGGGTGTTCTGTGCGGCGTCTATGCGTGGCGGGTTATCGGAGCGTGGGTCTCTCGAAGGCTGTCGGCATCGCTGTCAAAACTCAGACCGGCTCAACCGATCGACTGGTTTGCGCGGTCGTACCTCGTGGCATTCCTGTTCTACTCGCTCAAACCATTCGACATCACGATTCACCCCGTGGAGCTTTACCGCAAACTTGCGGCCGGCCGGGTGATCCTGGTTCCGTTCTCCGGGAGCGAGTACCTGTTTGAAGAGATGTTCCGGCACGCATTGTCCTACCTTCCAATCGGTATGCTGGCTGCAATTGCGTTCACTCCGGCGAGCCGTCCACTGCGCCGCATCGAGCCTGCCATCCTGATCAGCTTCGGGACAGCCTGTGCGATCGAAATGGCTCAGATCTTTATCGGCAGCCGGGTCGCGGACGCGACCCAGGTCATCACCGGGACCCTTGGCGGAGCCACCGGCGCGCTGCTGATGCACAGCGTGGGAGCATCAGCACGGGTGCTGGCACCACTTCCAGCCCGGAACCAGCGGGAGTGGATCGCCCAATGGACTGCCACGGGCATCGCAGGGCTCGCCTGTGTGTTTGTCACATTCTGGCAGCCGCAGCGGCTCTCCGCAGGCGAGGAGACGGAACTTCGGCAGTCGATCCGCAACCAGATCGACGAGGCCTTTGCAGAGGTCACTGTCACCGACTCTTCAGTCAACGCTCCAGCCCCCATCGGCCTGACCGGGCCAGCTGGTTGCCTGGCCAGTCCCACCAAACGACAACGGCTGATCATTACCGAGCCCGGGGTCTACAGCAACTACATGGTCGACGGTAACTTCGACCGGAGCAATGTCGTCAAGATCAACACCGGTCCGGTTGTCCTGCGTCACTCCGAGGTTCGGAACGGCACCAACAACGGCATCTTCGTTTCGGCCACTGACGTGATCATCGAATCGTGCCGGATCTATCACCACATCAACGGCACGTTTCAGTATCAAAAGGACGCCCACGGCATCAGCGGCACACCAACGAACCTGATTATCCGGAACTGCGAGATCTTCCAGGTCTCCGGCGACGGAATCCAGTTCGACCCCTCCCGTGAAAAATGGGACCGGGTCCTGATCGAAAACTGTCGGATCTGGACCGGGCCGCTCGACGCTCCCCTCGCCGACTATGCCGCCGGCGAACAGCCCGGCGAGAACGCCATCGACACCAAGCAACTGGCTGCCAATCCCCGAAGTCGGATGGTCGTGCGGAACTGCGTCTTTTTCGGCTGGGGTGAAGGGAACATTGCCGACCAGGCTGCACTGAACCTGAAGGAAAACACGGAAACGGTGGTTCACAACTGCGTGTTTCTCGACAACGATATCTGTTTCCGGATGCGGGGGCCGGCAAGCCCCGAGCGCGGCGGCGCCCATGTCAGGATCAGTGACTGTGCCTGCTACAACTCCAAGCTCATCGCCCGCATGGAAGACCGGATCGAGAATCTGAAGATTCGAAGAATGGGTGTCGGCAGCGGGATCGACCGCAGTTTCTACATCGACAGAGGTGTGATCGGCGAAGGCTACGTCAACGAAGGCGAGTTTGTCGCACCGCCGATCGACAGTGTTCTTCGGTTGGGTGTGCGTGCCTCCCGTCGCCGCACAGCAACTGATCGCGATCCCAGGTGA
- a CDS encoding VanZ family protein, producing MASLSMGRGRTIARIASIAYAVLLGGLLLATDPFGMLGASGTSLQAASKTTPGSMLQHLTAYILLPPLLYAAAWQKHAPMRAAIVIALAHGLILEWLQQFVPGRYADWYDVLANAAGVAIGVVAVSAFVGAGGTTQPN from the coding sequence ATGGCGAGTCTATCAATGGGCCGCGGGCGCACCATCGCCCGGATCGCGTCCATTGCGTACGCCGTCCTCCTTGGTGGACTGCTGCTTGCTACCGACCCGTTCGGAATGTTGGGCGCTTCCGGCACGTCGTTGCAGGCGGCCAGCAAGACGACGCCCGGCAGTATGTTGCAGCACCTGACAGCCTACATTCTGCTGCCTCCGTTGCTGTACGCGGCGGCGTGGCAGAAGCACGCTCCCATGCGGGCAGCAATCGTCATCGCACTGGCTCACGGCTTGATTCTCGAGTGGCTGCAACAATTTGTACCTGGGCGCTACGCGGACTGGTACGATGTCCTTGCGAACGCAGCGGGCGTGGCCATCGGCGTTGTGGCTGTCAGCGCTTTTGTCGGTGCAGGCGGAACCACCCAGCCGAATTGA